One part of the Engraulis encrasicolus isolate BLACKSEA-1 unplaced genomic scaffold, IST_EnEncr_1.0 scaffold_565_np1212, whole genome shotgun sequence genome encodes these proteins:
- the LOC134444432 gene encoding NLR family CARD domain-containing protein 3-like produces the protein MMRSVSPTPSCASMRSDISKYSEQSQSRRKESEGMKNLAEKKKFHEDLVNIFRELENRVITFMKHELERFKKLLRNDNIKYYDKGVDDNYDAREGALNIALHFLRKMNQIDLADSLEKCPIELCQQKLKSNLKKKYKRVLQGISQQGKSELLEKIYTDLFITEGRGDVFSSENEISCIEKATRTQDTEEKPIECNSIFQPLPGEEKAIRLVLTNGVAGIGKSISVQKFILDWANGVENQEIELIFPLPFRELNLKKEKYSLMEILHQFFPETKGMMFTKRKDYKVLFIFDGLDECRHPLQFKKNEIWSDLTTPTSMDVLLTNLIKGNLLPNALIWITSRPAAANHIPPECIDLVSEVRGFNDEQKEEYFRKKIEDQMLAERVIKLIKESRSLYIMCHIPIFCWICATVFETILLETESSRASKQQILNTLTQMYLHFLIFQTKRKTEKYDDEKSSCCGSPQWDEKGTRALGQLAFDNLLDNNLIFCDSDLTDCGISVEDAFVYSGMCTQIFKEDSGILFGTAFSFVHLSIQEFMAALYAHICMSKDNRNVFADEDTCSEKETNMTDLLKNAVDKALNSNSGQLDLFLRFLLGLSLESNQKLLPGLLTYSERTSQSKEEIVKHIKDKLKENLSAERSINLFYCLNELNDKSLVDDIQNQLKSGSLSCTKLSPAQWSALVFVLQTSEKVIEDFDLKKFQRSDECLKRLLPVVKTATKARLDNCCLTQESCLAIAKILSSSSLKELDLSGNAIKDIGVEILACELQNPQCKLETLRLSKGSITGEGYALLASALRRNLHLKELDMGGNDPGDSGVKLLTGLQKDSICKLDTVRFYFISHCDIFFKPSIRTCSRVTICLF, from the exons ATGATGAGATCCGTATCACCTACACCAAGCTGTGCATCCATGAGAAGCGACATATCAAAGTACTCTGAGCAAAG CCAGTCACGGAGAAAGGAATCAGAAGGCATGAAAAATTTGGCTGAAAAAAAGAAGTTTCATGAAGACTTAGTTAACATCTTCAGG GAATTGGAGAATAGAGTGATAACATTTATGAAGCATGAACTGGAGAGGTTTAAGAAGCTTCTGAGAAATGACAACATAAAATACTATGACAAGGGAGTAGATGACAACTATGATGCCAGAGAGGGCGCTCTCAACATTGCACTACATTTCCTACGGAAGATGAACCAAATAGACCTTGCAGACTCCCTGGAGAAAT GTCCCATTGAGCTGTGTCAGCAAAAGCTAAAATCAAATCTGAAGAAAAAATACAAACGTGTCTTACAAGGAATATCACAGCAGGGGAAATCAGAACTCCTTGAAAAAATTTACACGGATCTCTTCATCACAGAGGGAAGAGGTGATGTATTCAGTAGCGAGAATGAAATAAGCTGTATTGAGAAAGCAACCCGAACCCAAGATACAGAAGAGAAACCAATTGAGTGCAACAGCATCTTCCAGCCATTGCCTGGAGAAGAGAAGGCCATTAGATTGGTGCTCACAAATGGAGTTGCAGGAATTGGAAAATCCATTTCTGTGCAGAAGTTTATCTTGGATTGGGCAAATGGAGTTGAAAATCAAGAGATCGAATTGATCTTCCCACTTCCCTTCAGAGAGCTGAACTTGAAGAAAGAAAAATACAGTTTGATGGAGATCCTTCACCAGTTTTTTCCTGAAACAAAAGGGATGATGTTCACCAAAAGAAAGGACTACAAAGTCCTCTTCATCTTTGATGGCCTGGATGAATGCAGACATCCTCTTCAATTCAAGAAAAATGAGATCTGGTCTGACCTAACCACACCAACTTCAATGGATGTCCTTCTGACAAATCTGATCAAAGGCAATCTGCTGCCAAATGCTCTCATTTGGATAACTtccagaccagcagcagccaaccACATACCTCCTGAATGCATAGACTTAGTGTCTGAGGTACGCGGCTTTAATGACGAAcagaaggaggagtacttcagAAAGAAGATCGAAGATCAGATGCTGGCTGAAAGAGTTATCAAACTCATAAAAGAATCAAGAAGtctctacatcatgtgccacattccaatCTTCTGCTGGATCTGTGCAACTGTTTTTGAAACAATTCTGTTGGAAACAGAATCCTCAAGGGCAAGTAAACAGCAAATCCTGAATACGCTGACACAAATGTACCTACACTTCTTGATATTTCAGACAAAACGTAAGACTGAGAAGTATGATGATGAGAAATCCAGTTGTTGTGGGTCTCCCCAGTGGGATGAGAAGGGCACTCGGGCCTTGGGGCAACTGGCTTTTGACAACTTGCTGGACAACAATCTGATCTTTTGTGACAGTGATCTCACAGACTGTGGCATTAGTGTGGAAGATGCTTTCGTATACTCAGGAATGTGCACTCAGATCTTCAAGGAGGATTCCGGGATACTCTTTGGCACTGCATTCAGCTTTGTACATCTGAGCATCCAGGAGTTCATGGCAGCATTGTATGCACACATTTGTATGAGCAAAGACAACAGGAATGTTTTTGCTGACGAGGACACATGCTCCGAGAAGGAAACCAACATGACTGACCTGCTGAAGAATGCTGTGGACAAGGCCTTGAATAGCAACAGTGGACAGTTAGACCTTTTCCTGCGCTTCCTTCTGGGtctctcactggagtccaatcagaagcTCTTACCTGGCTTACTGACATACAGTGAGCGCACATCTCAGAGCAAAGAGGAAATAGTGAAACACATCAAAGATAAGTTGAAGGAAAACCTCTCAGCAGAGAGATCAATAAATCTCTTCTACTGTCTTAATGAGTTGAATGACAAGTCGTTGGTGGATGACATCCAAAATCAGCTGAAGTCTGGCAGCCTCTCCTGTACAAAGCTTTCCCCTGCCCAGTGGTCAGCACTGGTCTTTGTACTGCAGACATCAGAAAAGGTGATCGAAGACTTTGACCTTAAGAAGTTTCAAAGGTCAGATGAATGCCTGAAGAGACTTCTTCCCGTGGTCAAAACTGCCACAAAAGCTAG GCTGGACAACTGTTGTCTAACTCAAGAGAGCTGTTTAGCTATTGCAAAAATCCTCAGCTCTTCATCTCtgaaggagctggacctgagtggCAATGCAATTAAAGACATAGGAGTGGAGATTCTGGCCTGCGAACTTCAAAATCCACAGTGCAAACTTGAGACCCTGAG gCTTTCAAAAGGCAGCATCACAGGTGAAGGATATGCCCTTCTTGCATCAGCCTTGAGAAGAAACCTCCACCTGAAAGAGTTGGATATGGGAGGGAATGACCCTGGTGACTCTGGAGTGAAATTGTTGACAGGTTTACAGAAGGATTCCATCTGCAAACTGGACACCGTCAGGTTTTACTTCATTTCCCATTGTGACATTTTTTTCAAACCATCAATCCGTACTTGTTCACGTGTCACTATCTGTCTATTTTAA